The Paramormyrops kingsleyae isolate MSU_618 chromosome 20, PKINGS_0.4, whole genome shotgun sequence genome contains the following window.
cagtaattattaaactaacaacctgggagaactgaaaacaaggcctggatttggatttAAAGAGTCCTGGTATATATGCCACGGTCCTGGGGGATGTTATTTCGTGCCTGCATGTACGGGTGGTGTGTCAATAAAACCCCACTTGACTAAAATATAAGTCAGATCCTTTGTTATTCTGGGGGAGCTGGTCTCTCGGCCCAGTGACGCCCCCTGAATGGACTTGGCCGTTTTGGCTTCGGGCTTGTGGAAGAGAAGCCGGCTTCCGCATAGTAAGAAGAGGCAGACCTATGGAACAAGTCAGTCTGATAAACAGGCTGGGCGTCAAGGGCCTTGGGTGTTGGAAGTAGAAACTTACACAGTAGCTTGAGAGCAGCATACGTAGCCCTGCCTTGCTGCCGAGCCAAACCGGACGCTGGCTGTAGACTCACGGACATACTGGAGCTTAATTAACAGAGCGGAAAAGAGCCCGCAGAGCAAAGTGTTGCAGTAAACCGGCCTGGTTGGGACAATGTTTCGGGCATTCTCCACCAATCAGGGACAAGAGCGGCCCTTCAAACAGCACTCGAGGGATGGAGGGGTGACGTAGTCGCAGTCGTACTCATGGTACCTTCAGACGCCAGCGACGAATCCGAAAAGATCAACAGACCATGAGGAACGGTCAAAGCCCAGATACCAAAACTGCCAGGATCCGCAGAGAAGCCACCCAGGTGAGCTGTGAGTTCCAATTGGACCTCGGCGTTCAGCTTCATCACAGATCAGCAGGACAAGCCTGTCCCTGACCACATATACTAAATCGGTTTCGTCTGAAGTGCTATTAGCAAAAGCCTGTCATGCTGAAAATGTCTCGCCGTGGCACCTACTTGTTTCGGGGCTTTGGTGTATTAGGTTTCAAAATACATGCCGAAAGGCAGGAAATGGCAGCTACAGGACACTTGATGAAGAGTTACATGTCAACACTCAGCCCGAACAGGCTCACAACACATTTGAGTCAGTATCATTCTGAAATCTTTCAGGCCAGACTGATGCATTTGCCCACCTCTCTAAAACTCCAAAGGTGATATTATATTGGTATGGCCTTTTTATCTTTGTATGGCTTTCATTTCTGTTCCATATTTTGTGTGCACCCCTTATTCAGGTTCCTCAATGACTTTCAGATTTGATAACAAACAACAGCTGAAGACTGTGCGAATGGCCACACAGCTACAGTATTTAACCAATCCAATGATGTATAGATACCACACTAATATATTACCATCCTTTATAGTGAAATTACACATAACACATATATTATCCTTCACTTGCATCTGTTAAATATACTGGACTCAAATCTGAGAGCACTTTGGTATGGAAAATACCAAACAGTGTGgtacatttctttttaattgttATACACAGATCCCAGCTGGTGCCATTGCATACCCTGTACAATAATAATCTGTAATGATTATGTGTTGCTGAGTTgtaataaaaaggaaattagGTTTGCTAACAACCaggaacattaaaaaaaatacagaaatattcaGTGTGCTGTCAATCAGTACGCATGAGCTTATGATTTGTGTAATCCACACAGCCTGActcagagaaaaacaaaatgaaaaaagaaaatcaaaacaTAAATTCATGTTCGGGGAAACTGAAGGAAATGAACAACCTAGAGCCAAAAGTGTTTAAACACCCTTGGCTCACACGCTAATAGCAAAAGACAGAGACAATTCTGTGCTAATCTGTTTTTAGCAAGGTGGGTATTAGACTGTCATGCCAGCAGTTTGGTTAGCAACTGGGACGCCGCTAATTACAGACAGTATGCTATATATTTGTTGCATCATTTTACATCATGTCAAGTCACAGCATATGAAATGCTACACTTTATGTTGGGCTTGGACAGTGCTGGACAATCAGCACCTTCCCACAGCATGGATATCTACTTTTAAAATTACTTCCAATCAGTGTGACGTAGCAGCATTCAAAATTTTAAGtcgattcatttaaaaatgagttTAAACCAGTCTCACGATACCCTTGTCATTTAAAACAATGGATTAAAATTCAGTCAGATATATATAATGTTAGCATAATTAAAAGCACAATAACAATGGCTGTCTTTCATCTGCATGGAAGACCATTCGGTCTGGTTATAAGGAAAGCTATCTGAGCATGAACAAGACTGTGTGAAAAGATCCCGGGAAGGTGAAACACTCGTATTCTTTaagaaaagaagcaaaaaaagaaagaaaaagaaaacagcactgaagctgagctttgaagtccacGGGGCAGGGCCACACACAATAAAGTTAGAACCCTTGGGGGAAAAAGGTCATTCTTCCTTAAAAGTCTGGGTGGCCAGTGTCTACGGTGCAAATCACATATGCTCTTCGCAGGAATTGCAAGTGCAATACCACCTTGAAGAGGCTGTGAAACATTTCAGTGGGCCTTTTTTACAGCACTTTAGAGGTACTTAAGAGGGGTTACAGGCCATTGTTGCTCCCACCAGCTTGCCAAAACACGCACTGACATCGGTAAATCTGGACAAATGAAaacgtttatttttttgtaaccaTTGTTGCTAAAtttgttggatttttttttttttttttttaaacatttgaaGATGACATTGGACGGTGTTACCAGCTTGCACTTTGGTCTGTTAAACCCAGCAACCTGGATGTTACAGCACTCAATAAAGACAAAAGACTGACTGAACACTTTACACATAAATATGccttcatttacaaaaaaaaaagtctgttcAGAAGAAATCTAGAGAAAATACAAGTGACGAATACATAATTTAGTACCTGGGTATGAATTTAACACCTTGAAGTGAGACCATTGCCTAACAGCCATGCTGTTTTATTTGAGGAAGTCCAAAACATGTCATATTCACATTCATATTCCACAGCAGCTCACTGGGTTTTGCAGTCCGCATCTCCATCATTGACACTCTTCATCTTCTTCAGATTTTTTAGCAGATCTTCTTCTAGAGTCAGAATCTCCTTGGGCTTCTTATACTGGAAAAATAAGAACGAGCGGGAGAGACACCTTCAGCTGCCAGTCACCAAAatcaagaataataataaaaactgatCATTAGTGCCTAACTTCTGAGCTTGTGCGAGTACAACAAGTAGTTCTCTGTGCCGGATGCTGTGGCTACATATTAGAACAAGGACATTTAGGAAAGGCAACAGGAACTGATTTTACACATAAATATTCGTTTTACTGTCAATCATTTCACCGTTAAAGAAGCAAGAATGAGAGAAAAGACGTATGAAAACACACAGAATAAGgcccataaacacacacacacactattcacaTATTAGTCTTATGCACATTCTGGTTCTGGAGAGACTGACTAGTTAAACTGCACCGTAATGACAGTTCCATGGCACTACTGCACATCTGTGCGATGCCATAAAACCTCACTCTAACTCCTGCAAGCAGAAATGACATCCTTCACATGCTTAGCGACGAACTGTTAAATCAATGAGCTCAGATCTGGAAATGCAGCAGCTGGTGGCAGGAGCTTGTCTGTGAGCTCATCCACGGCATCAGGACTTACGCTAATAATTAAAGTGTTGTTGGCATGAGTGAAGGTGAGGGCAGAGCTCTCCAGTGGCAGCTGGCACCTGTCCAGGTCTGGAATGCCGAACTTTTTATAATATCTAAAGCAAAGTAAAAACGATGAGCGTTATTGACTTTAAATGCCATctacatacaaaaaaaacaaaaaaaaccacatACAACTCAAATGATATAACAGCAAATTGGGAACTACCCAGTCATCCTACAAAAAAGTAATGGAATAAATTAGATGAGGCAAAGAAATGCATATAAAACAATGATATAGTTTAATGAGCTTAACGTCATCTCCCAAAGGAGACATTGGTGTTTGCAAGCCACTCCTCTAAAGTGATGTCCAGCACAACTCAGATCCCTTGACTTGCATAGACACTGCCTGTCCTTGTATGTCACCACCGACCTTCTTAGCTAAATGACAGGATGGGCTGAGCCTACTAAGCtaaaatagaagaaaaaaaactatatcTAGAAGAAAATCAAGTGATCCTTTCGCTTTGACAGGAAGGGGGAAGTGAAATGTTTCACTGTCACTTCAAGAAAAACAATCCTCATCTTCCAGTCTTTAAAGGGGATTATTCTGAACTTTGCATCCATGATTCTTTGTTGTGGAAATTTAGCCAGGCGTCCTCCGCACAAGCAGCACACGCTCGTACACATCACTCGAGAGTGCGGCAAGTTAAAAGTTTTCAGGCGGCAACCAGGTGTGAACCGGAGGGTCCCGTAGTGATGCAAGATGAGGCTACAGGAAAACTATCCAAGGGACAGAAGCGGGAACGCCACAGGCTTCCTGTGCCAACTtgaggaagaacagagaaataaAGCCCCCAGAAAGAGAGAGCCAAGCTCGGGGCTAAACGCTGAGATCTGTGCATTTTCACTCAGGGAATGCTTTTCAAAGTGAGAGTTTTCTCATAGGCAGGGGGGATTTGAGGGATTATCGGCTACACCTAAGAAACACACCACAGGaaagaaaaacacttttttttcctgagtATATTATCATTTATTCCCGTTTTCTCGGGGAAGACGTTGTTGAAGTGGTCTTAGTGAGCGACGGGGCACTTGTCTGTACGCGTACCCCCGGTTCTGTAATTAAAGGACAGCCTTGGGATAAAGAATGTTGAACATGCCTCCTTTGCACCTGAATAAATCACAACAAATCGGAGACAATTTAAGCTAGTGTGACGGGTGAGGGAGAAGCTATTACTGAAAGTCCTTTTTGGACCCCATACGTGATATTACAAGAATTCAAAATTCCTGTCACGCAATAAAACTACGTTTGTGATCAATATAAGAATGACACATACCTGCTAGTACATTTCATTACCTAACTTTTGTTTACTGTCAGACGACATTTGAAGGAGACAGATTAATGACTGAGGGGATTGCAGTGGAAATCTGTTCTTAAAGTCTTCATTGCGAATGTATTCCCAAGACAAATGCCGGCCAAGCCCTGGAAAACCAGGCTATCATATTGTGCAAGCAAACTGCTAAACAAGTGAAAGACAATCTCAAAAGTCACCTTGGCTGCAACACAGTAAGCTAATAGTTTACAGGGAGGAAAAAAATCCAATGTAATTGCAAGACATCTGAAGTCCTGTCAAATGCTCAGATAAAATACTAGCAGGTCATGTCAGTTATTAACCAGCAATTTCATTCAATCTGTGTTGCCATTTTTTGATAGTTTCAAGAGCACATCCACATACTGCTATGAGAAAATGGTGAAAATGCCTGTGCTTTGTGGCATTTTTGTTCTTCAGTGTGAAAAGATATCATCATGCTCAGTGTCACTTttcagtgtgcgtgtgtgtgtgtgcgtgtgtgtgtgtgggtttgcatagatcatatttgaggaccaaattgtccccaaactgtagtaaaacctgaaatttccctacttttggggacatattttgaggtccccatttggataaccttagttttataaaaatctgtgaatgcaatcaaaaaagtaaaaatgccaaaagtcttgtatttggggtggttacttatggttaaggttagggatgggtaggggttaagggtgtcgtgattgggattagggtttttcccatagaaatgaatggacggtccccatttagataggaagaccaacttgttatatatatatatatatatatatatatatatgcaatgAAAATGGGTGCATTATATTTTGCTGTACATTCAACTTATCCACAGACTCTGCAAATGACCTGTGAATAGTCTTGACTACCAAATCATGTCTGACAGCTGTAACATCTGTCagacattaaaacacacaatcaGTCTCTTTCCATTTGTGCACTTAAACAGAACCACtgaaaaacctactggacagcaAAGTGGGCCAAAGTCAAGCTTCAATCCCCCAAATGTGCATTCAGCTACAATACACACAGATCATTACAGTGAAACAGGGGCAACAAATCACAGCCAGTTCTATCTTTAATGTTGTCTTTCAGAGCAAAATTTACTTATAACTTTTTAGGAAGCTGGTGATTTGTGTGGTTATTATCAAAAGCAAGAATGAATAAGCTCAAAGTAGCAACCAGCCAAAGTGTTTTAATGCAGCAGTCGAACGATTCGCCTTTTAGAGACCAGCCACAGGATGGAACacccacaccaaacaaatttgTTACGGGTCAAGTCAATGGTCTGTTTTTGAAGAATGACGTAAGAATCTTTTTGGCAACAGCGCCACCTAAGGGAGGGTGTGTGGACATGCATGTTTATGCAAGGGtaaaaaaatgctgaaagtGTAACTGCAAATGCCATCCTGGCCGCAGCCTGCTTTTAAAGCTATAACTGTTTTTGGAAATTCCAAATATATAAGGAGCAATGTTTGTTCACAGGCCACTAAATGCTCAGACGCTTTTgccatatatatgtatataaaagcaaatggcaaataacAATTGTTTAACATGTATAATCTTTGTTTTTTGGAAAACAAGATAGAAATACATAGATATTCTGTAAATTTGCATACCCCATccataaattaaataaattacttgTATAAATAGCAAAATGTTACTTTTTGTTTGTTGTCCGAATGATGCAGCTGCGTTCCTCTGGATCAACCGAAAGACTGTAGACCTCTTTGGGGTAGGGAAGGTTCCGGACTCGCCACTGAAAACAGGTTTTGGTGTCTTTACGCATAAACACCGGCTGGAAAAAAATAGACAAAATGAAAGTCCAACGCTGATTCAACAGAATGAGAATTTTTATTGACTGAAAGGACTATTAACTACATCATGTTAGGGTTAGTGTGTTTGTCTCAATATAGAGTGAATGCACGGCCGGACCTGGGTGTTGTGGTTGCCGTAGGTGACATTTTCAGTAGCATGGGGCGTCTAGCTGTTAGCTAGCTGGCATGTGCTTCACAGAAAAagtaatgaaatattaaaacagtGTAAATGTCACAGAATGCAACCAGAagtatttcttttatttttctctcGCCCGTATGCACCCCCTGATCAAACGGTGCCCTAGACAATCGcctatgctggggggggggggggggcaatcacatccagaaagggccgttggGTATGCGGGTTTTCGTTTCCGctgcctaattagattactaattagaggactaactggctgaagagtcctcacacctgggtttgaacagctgacctaaaggttatcccaaaaacctgcgtacacaccggccctttgcggataagactgcccacgcCTGGTCTATGGGAACCTAGGGTGGGCGGGCCCGGGGTGAATGAGAAGCACATAATTACATTGTGATCAGAGGTGGATAATTCAGGtccaaaaacaaaatccaaaccaagattttgtttcaaccaactagagCATAGAGTGATAATCACAGAGGACTCAactgttggttgaaacaaaaccttggtctggattttcactttttggacctgaactattCACCCCTGGTTGTAATTTATCTGTGTCTGACCTACATTTGAACAATTTTCCTTTATCAGTTGATGCTCCAGCACAGCCTCCGTGGAGAGGAAGGATTCACCAACTTCCATCTCCCATGGCCCCTGAGCTCCCAGTTTACTCTTCGTGCGCCACTTTCGTACTTAGAAAAATCGTGAAATGTGTTTAAAGTCAAAACCATGAACACGGCAAACCTGAAGGCTGAATGCAGCTGGAATTCAACCACAACCACATGAACCAGAACCTACCAGCAAGTTCATCCGTTTTCATATCATACTCTTCTGCCATTTCTTTCCCATCCGAAAACAGGTAGTGCACTTTGCGCTTCCCTGAAAATCCATTCAATCCAGTCATATTATTCACACATCGAGCACCTGTCAAGAACATCTGTAGTATAAGACGTGTCAGCTTTTAAGGCATCCAACAACTAAACGCATAAGTAACTGCAGCATTTCAACGAAACAATTCGGAAGTGTGCCAAATAAATAACGTTAAATGACGAAGCAGTCGATATTTTCAGGagaaatacacatatacacatacagaaaaCATGCTAGCTGTACACAAGCATACCGTTAGAGTCAGAATACAATTAACCAATTCAGCTTATTTAACAAATTTTCATGCAACGGTTATTAATAGAACacgtttttttctttatattcattactaacattatatatttcacTTACTAACCATCGTGAACTAGAACAGTTTTTCTCGAAGATTTTAAAAGGTCTACCCAACTCTGCGCCGCCATATTTTGTAACCCAGGCAACTGGATGCAAAAGAGCCTGAATGGTAATTAGATCTCAAATAAACTAACTTAAAACGTCGATTTTTGACCATTCAATAAACCCTTACGAAATACCGCATTCAAAATTTCAGTACGTGCTGTAATTTCAAACGTGTTATGTGCAGTTGGTTTCCATCGTGTTGTAGTACACCCGGAAATACCCGATGCCAACCCGGAATTACCCGATGCAGACCCGGAAGTATTTTTGCGTTTGAAACCGTGCCGAGTAGGCTATCACGCGCTTGACGTGAGCACCTTGAATGTATCGTAGTGTCAGAATCAGAAAAATTGAACAAATGAGTTTACTGTGAAATT
Protein-coding sequences here:
- the dpcd gene encoding protein DPCD isoform X2; translation: MVRKRKVHYLFSDGKEMAEEYDMKTDELAVRKWRTKSKLGAQGPWEMEVGESFLSTEAVLEHQLIKENCSNPVFMRKDTKTCFQWRVRNLPYPKEVYSLSVDPEERSCIIRTTNKKYYKKFGIPDLDRCQLPLESSALTFTHANNTLIISYKKPKEILTLEEDLLKNLKKMKSVNDGDADCKTQ
- the dpcd gene encoding protein DPCD isoform X1, encoding MAAQSWVDLLKSSRKTVLVHDGKRKVHYLFSDGKEMAEEYDMKTDELAVRKWRTKSKLGAQGPWEMEVGESFLSTEAVLEHQLIKENCSNPVFMRKDTKTCFQWRVRNLPYPKEVYSLSVDPEERSCIIRTTNKKYYKKFGIPDLDRCQLPLESSALTFTHANNTLIISYKKPKEILTLEEDLLKNLKKMKSVNDGDADCKTQ